The stretch of DNA AGCCCAAGCCTTAGGCCTATCCGAAGCGAAGCAACGAAGATACGTTTCCAAACAACGATTGACCACTTCCGATTGGCCATCCGTTTGGGGGTGGTAAGCAGTGCTATGTCTCAGCTGAGTGCCCTGAAGGCGAAACAGTTCAGCCCAAAAATGGCTCAGAAAGACCCGATCCCGATCCGAGACAATGGTACGAGGAAGGCCATGAAGCTTGACAACCTCTCGGATAAAGTGTTCGGCGACCGTACGAGCTGTAAATGGATGTTTGAGGGGAATGAAATGGCTATACTTGCTCAGCCGATCCACCACCACAAGTATTGTGTCGACACCCTCCGACTTGGGTAAGCCTTCAATGAAATCCATAGTCAAATCTTCCCATACTTGAGCGGGTAATTCCAATGGCTGCAGTAACCCCCCTGGTGACATAGCAAGATGCTTGTTTCGTTGGCAAATGTCACAAGCGCGGACAAAGTCCCCCACGCGAGCCTTCATGCCCACCCAATACACATCCCCACGCAGACGAAGGTAAGTGCGGTACTCTCCGGAATGACCACCCACGGGAGAGCTATGATACTCTTGCAAGAAATGCGGAATTAAAGAAGATGTAGCTGCCAAGACCAACCGGTTGCGATACAACAACCGACCCTTTGTCAAAGTGAATCCCGGCACTTCTTTCCCTTGTTCTAAATCTGCCACAACACGTGAGAGGAAAGGATCTTGACTGTTTTCTTGTTCAACCACTGCCCAATCCAGCCAAGTCGAGGTAGTGAGCACACAACACTCCCTAGCCTGCACCCGAGACAAGGCATCAGCAGCCCGGTTGCCCACCCCAGGCCGGTACTGAATGTCAAAATCATACCCTAACAGTTTCACCAACCACTTCTGATGTTCCGGAGTCACCAATCGTTGTTCAAGCAGAAACTTCAAACTCTGTTGATCGGTTCGAACAATGAAGCGACGCCCCAATAAGTAAGGCCGCCACTTGAGGATCGCCAACACGATGGCCATCAATTCCTTCTCATAAATGGATTTAAGCTGAGCACGGGGTTTCAAAATCTGACTGAAGTATGCGATAGGACGACCCTCTTGCATTAAAACAGCCCCTAACCCGTACCCTGAAGCATCCGCTTCCACCACAAAGGGCTTGCGAAAATCAGGCAAAGCAAGGACAGGTACCGTGGTCATGGCGGTCTTCAACGCATGAAAGGCTTCAGTGGCAGCTGTGGACCAGTGGAAGTTGTCCTTCTTCAGTTGGTCCGTTAGTGGCCGAGCAATACTCCCATAGTCTTTGACGAACTTGCGGTAATACCCTGTAAGACCAAGAAATCCGCGTAACTCCTTGAGCGTAGTTGGCACGGGCCAAGATAACATAGCCTGGATCTTGGAGTTATCCACGGCTACTCCGTGTCCACTTACAATATGACCCAAATATTCAATTTGCCGCTGTCCAAACGAGCACTTCTTGAGATTTGCAAAGAACTCGTGGTCAAGGAGGAGTTGTAAAACCATCTCGAGGTGCTGCAAGTGAGTCGTCTCATCAGGACTATACACCAGAATATCGTCAAAGAACACTAACACGCACTCGCGGAGCAATGGCTTGAAAATGGCATTCATCTGAGATTGAAAGGTCGCGGGGGCGTTGGTGAGTCCAAACGGCATAACCAAAAACTCATAGTGGCCTTCGTGGGTACGAAACGCAGTTTTGTGGACATCCTCGGGCCGAACCCGGATTTGATGGTAACCCGATCTCAAGTCCAATTTTGAGAACACTTGAGCGCCATGAAGCTCATCTAACAACTCATCAATCACCGGTATAGGGAACTTGTCCGGTATTGTCTCTCGATTCAAAGCCCGGTAATCCACGCAAAACCTCCAACTACCATCTTTTTTCTTCACTAGTAAGACCGGGCTCGAGAATGGGCTGTTACTATCTTGACAAATGCCGGCTGCCAACATTTCCGTTACCAATCGCTCTATCTCTCCTTTTTGGAAGTGTGGGTAACGGTAAGGTCTCACACTCACGGGTGCTGCATCGGGGCGCAAGTTGATGGTGTGATCGTGTTGGCGTGAAGGTGGTAGCTTCGTGGGCACCTCAAACACCTTGGAGTACCGTGCCAATAACGAAGAAATGTCCTCATTGTAGTGTATCTCTGTTGCCACCACTGCCGCAATGCCGAGTTCAATCAACACTCGTTTTTCAGTTCGCAAAATCCCAAGCATAGCCTTCAATGACACCGGTATCTTATGAAGAGAAGGATCTCCTTGCAACACAATTTTTTGACCGCCCACCATGAACTCCATTTTATGATCTTGCCAATAATGAGTAGTTTTTTTCAAAGTTTCCAGCCATTGTACCCCCAATATTACATCCGTGCTTCCCAATGGCAGAGGAAGAAAATCTTCCCTTATGTAAATACTTTGCAGCTCTAACGGAACCGAGCGACACACCCCAGCCCCTTTTACCGCCCGTCCGCTTCCCATTTGTACCCCATAAGCCTCGCTCGTAGATTGGCAGTTTCAATTTGGTCGCCAACTCAGTGGTGATGAAATTGTGAGTGGCGCCACTATCAATTAAAACCACCACCTCTTGCCCGTTGATGCAACCCAAGAGTTTCATGGTCTTTGGTGATGTCAACCCAGCCACCGAATTCAAGGAGACCTCCACTATCTGAGCTTCAGCCGCCTCCATTGATGGTGTATCGAGGGCGTTGGGAGTCCAATCTTCCGGTGGGTCTTCTATCGGCTCATCTTGTACCACAATCACTTGTAACTCAGCTGATTTACATTCATGCCCCCTATACCACCGTTCATCACACTTATAACACACACCTCGGTTTCTTTTTTCCCTCAGTTCCGCCTCTGTATACTTCTTGAATCGAGTGGGTGAAGTTGAAGATTGAGTGGACTTGTAGCTGGAACTAGACGAAGCTGGGGAAAGAGGAGATGACATGTGAGGTTGCACGTGAGTCCCTTTAGTGGCTTCAGAGTTGAAAAATGAGTTGATGGGTCTTATTGGGCCTGGGCTAGACTTACTCGGCCCAATCCGTGAGTTACGGACTAAAGCTTGGTTGGCTTCAATGGACTCAGCCAGCTCCATTGCCTTGATCAACCCATTGGGCTCCAAGAGGCGTAGTGGGCCTTGCACCTCCATCTTCAAACCATTAACAAAGGCAGCAAGCAATGCCTGATCGGACATCTGCCCCATGGATGCCGCCAAAGCTTCAAACCGGCGTCGATACTCCTGCACCGAAGTCGCCTGCTGCTGTAGTTGGAAAAAACGGTCATACACCGTCCCTTCGTGCGCCGGTCGGAACCTGCGAATCACCATCTCCTTTAATTCTTCCCACGAGTTAATGGGCTGCCTAGAATTTTCCCACCGAAACCATCGAAGGGCTGCCCCTTCTAAGCACAACACCGCCGCCTCGAGTTGCTCCGTTGGGTTTAATCGTTGGAGACCGAAGTATCGATCGGCTCTGAACGTCCACTCATCGGGGTCGTCGCCGGAGAAGACGGGCAACTCAATTTTCCTGGCTGTGAACTCCGAACGGCGTACCCAATCTCCCTCTCTATTGTTTGAAGCGACTGCTGCCGGAGAAGGAGGCCGTTCGTTGATGGATCTCCGGCCCGTACTCGGCGTTGGTCCCTGGGTTTCACGGAGGGATAGCATCTCATCTGAGATTTTTGCTTGACCGTTCAAACACATCCGCACCTGCTCCGCCAACCCCGATATCGTCCGATCTTTACCCATTTGGCTATTCTTGATCTCTCCTAGGATGGATTTGATACTGCTCATATCTGTCTTCAAACTGTTCATATCTAGCTTCAAACTTCCCACATCCGCCTCTATTCCATCAATTCTTTTTTCCATCCTCGTCGACGGCATCCACCAGTGACcggtgctctgataccaattgataaGTACCTGCTACCTGCTGTTGATAGCTTCTCCCACAGTAACAATATCACAGCAACAACAATTAAGAAGAACAATTAAAATGCAACAGATGGATAGAGAAGTAGTGAGCTGTTATTGATCAAATGGAAATAGAGATTATATCTCTTACAACAGAAAGGAAATTATAAGTGTTCACTCTTACAATGGTAGAGAGCAAGAGCCCTCTACTGATGCAAGATTTTACTCTCAAATTGCATAACTAACTCTCAGCCACACCCAAACACTAAAAGGCAGCTCACTTGATACAAAATTACTGAAAAGCCCTCAGCCCACTAACTTAATTGCGTTTACCCCTTCTCACATAGGTAAATCTCACCTTAGGCTTCGGGTGTCCATCAATTATTTGGAAATTACTTTGTTATTTTGAATCTTTAATATTGAGTTAGCAATTATTTGAATTAAGGTCCAAATACCATTTTCATGGAGTCTAGCAAGTTCATCCACAAACCATGATTGTATATAGTTAAACAGATCAATAATAAAATAGCAAGAAAACCAACTTGCTTGTTTTTATTATCACTTTGGTTAACAAATTAAATCAATAGGGTAAGCAGATATTATACATTTAGAATGAATCTTGAAATGTACAAATAATCATTCTGGTTATGCATATGTATTTCTACCTTCAATTCCTTCTTGTTTGTTTTCCTTTAAATCTAACCAATACTCTAAACCCCCTTCTCAACAAAAGATGCATTATTTTTCCTATTCTTCACATTATCCTCTTTGTATAGTGAAAAAAATACTCTTCTGTTCCTAGTTGGTCCACCTTCATGCATTTTGCAAAGATGTTGACAAGAATAAAATGCCTTTTCGGTCTTCAATACCAGCTTCCTTCTTCAAGTTCCATCTTGTAGGTCATGTATTAAGCAATCTAAATTGGGTTCATACTCTGTCTCTCTCATCTGTTGAATCAACAATTCCAAAATTGCATACACCCTCTTTGTATGAGACCCTATTTTATCTCCAACAACAAAACTATACACCTGGTTTCTTACCTCAATCCAACTCCTCCCTGCTTCTTTCTTGTTCCCCATACCTCTAATCAAGTTCATTGTCTTTGCATATTCCCTCCACTTACCATCAGCAGCGTAAATTATCGATAGCAACACATAGGCCTCCACCGTATTTGGCTTCAAATCCAATATTTCGGTAGCAGCCAATTTTCCCAAATGTGGAAGCTTGTGTGCTTTACAAGCTCCAAGAAGAGCACCCCAGACAGACTCATTAGGCTTTATAGgcatattttgaattaattcaTAAGCCTCAGCAACTCGGCCAGAACGGCCAAGCAAATCAACCACACATCCATAAATCTCCTGATCTGGAGTAACATTATAATCACTTGTCATTGTATGGAAATACCTCAAGCCTTCTTCAACAAGGCCAGCATGACTACAGGCACTCAAAACTGCCATAAACACTATTTGATCAGGTCTAATTCCTGATGTTACCATCTCATCAAACAATTCAACAGCTTCTTTTCCAAATCCATGGGATCCATATCCAATCATCATGGAAGTCCAGGAGACTAAATTCTTATCACACATTTCGTCAAAAACTTTGCGCGAGTCAGCTATGTTTCCACATTTCGCATACATGTCAATAAGGGCATTAGTTACTTCCAGATTCTGGTTAAAACCTCGCCGAAAAATCCCACCATGAACCTGTTGTCCACAGGCCAAAACAGCTAAGTCGGCACAACCAGCTGCTACACTGCTAAATGTGAAGCAATTTGGACTAAAGCCTTGTGATTCCATCTGTGAAAACAAATATAGACATTCACTTGAATCTATTCTTTGATATCCGGCAATCAAAGTGTTCCAAGTAATCAAATTCTTTTCACTCATTTCAAGAAAGCATTGGTTAGCCTCTGGCAAACAAGTAAACCTACAATACATATCTAGTATTGAGTTCATCACAGCAAGATTGGATTCAAACCCACATTTGATCACGGCCGCCTGTATTTGCCTCCCAGAAGTACGCGAGCCAATCGAAGCGCAAGCTCTAACTGCAATTGAAAAGCTAAAGGGGTTCAGTTCTGCATCCTCCTGCTAGCCAAGATATTCAAGAAATTCATTAACATGGCAGAAAGCTCCCAAATTCAGTAACACAACTTGAATTCAAGTGATCATTCAATCAAACGTTAGAGATTGTAACAGTCATTTACCTGTAGCATTTGCTGGAAAACTCGAAGCCCCATATAACCATCACCTCTGTGAGTGAAACCAGTGATCAAAGTAGTCCAGGAAACAGCATTTTTCACACATAAATCCCGAAAAACCTGACACGCATCGTCCATGGTAGCACAACAAGTAGCATACATATCCATGACTGCATTTTCCACGTAAATGCTTCCTTCCATACCAAGCTTAATAGCCAAACCATGCACTAAAGCCCCACATGAAAGAGACTTCATTCCCTTACAAGCTTTGAAAACACTGGTGAAAGTAAAAGCATTTGGGGTGACTTCATTCTTTACCATCTCAGAAAACAAAACCCATGATTGGGTATGGTGATTGCAAGAAGTGTAGCCTTCCACCATGGCAGTCCATGCAACCACGTCTCTGTGAGGCATTTCATCGAACACCAAGCGTGCATCTTTGACCAAGCCTTGGTCTAAGTAGGATTTCATTAGATTGGTGGCCAAGATTGATGGTGCTTTGGGCAAGAAGGGTGTGTTTGGTTGGGTTATGGGGTTTTGTAAGGAGCTTCGAACCATGTGTGGGATTGAATGGAAATGAGCTTTGGACATTATGAGTTTTTTAGTGCTCATTTCATTTCAATATTTCATAATCAAAGTTCTGTACctcttcttattttattttattttttatttttcaaatgacAGACCATCAAAGTTACTTGAATTTGGTTTTCAAACGACAATATTATGGAATAAACGACATATATTAAAATGAttcttttttatcattttgaactatggAAGTTcacataaatgattaattaaaagttTTAGAAACAAGGAAACTAAAAAGACttttccattttctttcaaatctCTCCAACTAGTAATTAATCTCACCATTAGCCATTGCTTGATTTTTTAGCCTGACTAGGGTTTGCCAGCAGTTTCTTAGCCTTACACTATGGCTCTGGTCGAGTCGTGTTGATTCCCACACTATTTTTAGGATTGTTGCTATCCTTCTGTCTATGAGTTATTTTCTTCTCCATCTTCTTTGTTTAGAGGTATGTCTTAGAGATTTGAGTTGTTCATTAGCTTTGGATTGAATCTTCACTGGTGttgattttcttatttttatttgctatgtttatttttttgtttttaataatgATGTTGTTTCACCACCTTGCTATTGTTATAGTAGTAGGGCTTTTAACATTCATGGTAGAGAATTTtagtcttgtttttttttttggacgtTTTTAGTCTTGTTTCTTTTTGGGACATTGGTAAAATATCAATTAGCTCAAGGTGTGTATGTGTTAGTAGCATAATTATCTTTCAAATATGGAAGATTCTCAGATTGTCATTGGCTTCATAGTTTATTATGCGATTGTTAGTTATGTTTGTTATCGCTATGATTAGTCATTTGTTTGCttctttttattctaaattaaataatattgttgttttgcttaatttttattGCAAAATCTTTAATGTCATGTTCATTTGGATTAGAGatctaatatttttcatattttctttgatgtttcaataccattattgttatattaattgaaagtgatattgggtATTCATTCATATTTCGTAAACAAATTTATCTTTGAGATATCATGTTGCCCACTAATGAATTGTTAATAGGGTAAATTGCGGTATAAATACCTAGTGttttagattttatacacttaaatacctaatgtttatttttggaggcaaaaatacttaatattacaattctcttacaccgttactaccacttccgtaaatatagacacgtggagggcacaaatgcattacatttatttattttattttaaaatttaatatttttaatatcaaaaactaaatactacttgtttaaaaaaaaaaataagagagataCAATACTAAATTACCATAGCTGAGTGAACCAGTGCAGTATATGGAACATGATTATTGAATTGAAGTGTCAATatcatgtgaaaattgttatgagaactggtttttttttctttttttgaaacaagtagcatttaatttctgatattaaaaatattaagttttaaaataaaataaaaataaatgtaatgcatctgaACCCTTCACGCgtccatatttatgagttaacggaagtggtagtaacagtgtaagagaattgtaacattaggtatttttgcctccaaaaataaacattaggtatttaaatatataaaatctgaaacattaagtatttatgccgcaatttaccctTGTTCAAATATATACATTATCCTATTTTTAggattataaattattcaaaaattttaatttttcttacaaatagttttatataaaaaaaaataaaaacaaaaataaactcCTAAAGGATGTACTATATgacttatcttatttttaattttttgaaattttaaattagattaaatttttaaaaaattattttttaaatataaaaatgaaatttcatataaaaaaaggttatttttttctttctttttgaataatttaaatttacttatggaaaaaataatttttatgaaggagattataaaaatattcatttagtacattgtgtttttataaaaaaaaaaaatatatatttgttaccttatatttttaataatatttatctcatatttttaaattgtacATATTTAGTATCCtagtaaaatttaattaatacaatTTAATCAATTTAACCAAATTGTAATCaactaattaaatttgaattcaaaattcataaaattttagacAGCTAAATtgtattgataaaattttatgaaaaaaaaattaatttagaatactaaatatatataattttcaaatacAAGCTaccaaataaatattattaagagtaaatattattttggaccccgtgttttacaaaagttacagattggactctctgttttgttaaatgacaaaattgatcctgtattttctaaaatggtacaaataggaaaTAGGAtcccttctcttctcttctcttctctctctttctctgtcTGCGTCTGGAAAGAGAAAGAACGAAACGCACCGTATTGGTCAAACTAAGAAAGGGGTTGAGTTGAGTGTGCCGTTACATTttccaatatatatttttatattttttcataaatgaGAACCTGTAGTTCGCGCCGTCATTTTTCACATCAAAATTAGTGGATTAAAACTCTTAGGAGAATTCTACCATTCTAACTTAAAAAAAGAGTATACTGatattgttaggttttatgccctaaataaaactctttacaatctgattagttatcaatataagaaatttgaagtgattgatgtttgcatgaattttacatgctaatggtttaatatgtttaatatgtttattacattcatacacacaaaatcagttaaatccagatcatatgtttattcacaattacagtatcgtcaacacagtggaatgtgattgtgatcatatgaatcaaaagttttggtccctgtttcatcagtgttattggatttacactaatgtgataatcagcgatgatgtgtacttacacttggagtaagtgttatgttctttccaggacattagtaaagtatactagtttcgaatgtatggagtatacattggactggaccgatattgcaactaagttaagatattacaaacttaccgttatacatatctttccaagtcaatatcagtagttgatcttaagattgaaaagaatctaaatcctgatatgcttgggctcaactcaggagtgatattcatgttctttgatttattagttaagcctacttttgggtcagggtgatacgtatattttgggaacatgatagtatgattgagtgggagtgctgaacataaatatggaatctatagcttctactggtgtatagaagttaagtgatgattcccttcgagcttagcaaatagaagtaaatggatgagctcttgtttaactgactaattattagatcactaaacaccatttacaggtagctaagtgttttaagtgggcaaaatacattgagggtgagaacggtaaagaaatcccatctcgatgtaaatcatctatatagaggatctttaaatcacaataagattataacaatggttaaatgagatagtatattggtatcgtgaaacatacaatatgctctatataagtctgagagtgcaattctaagttctaagagtggattcaacgaagaattaataagtaggaatttacttggtaaatttg from Cannabis sativa cultivar Pink pepper isolate KNU-18-1 chromosome 2, ASM2916894v1, whole genome shotgun sequence encodes:
- the LOC115721341 gene encoding putative pentatricopeptide repeat-containing protein At1g56570 isoform X1, which codes for MSTKKLIMSKAHFHSIPHMVRSSLQNPITQPNTPFLPKAPSILATNLMKSYLDQGLVKDARLVFDEMPHRDVVAWTAMVEGYTSCNHHTQSWVLFSEMVKNEVTPNAFTFTSVFKACKGMKSLSCGALVHGLAIKLGMEGSIYVENAVMDMYATCCATMDDACQVFRDLCVKNAVSWTTLITGFTHRGDGYMGLRVFQQMLQQEDAELNPFSFSIAVRACASIGSRTSGRQIQAAVIKCGFESNLAVMNSILDMYCRFTCLPEANQCFLEMSEKNLITWNTLIAGYQRIDSSECLYLFSQMESQGFSPNCFTFSSVAAGCADLAVLACGQQVHGGIFRRGFNQNLEVTNALIDMYAKCGNIADSRKVFDEMCDKNLVSWTSMMIGYGSHGFGKEAVELFDEMVTSGIRPDQIVFMAVLSACSHAGLVEEGLRYFHTMTSDYNVTPDQEIYGCVVDLLGRSGRVAEAYELIQNMPIKPNESVWGALLGACKAHKLPHLGKLAATEILDLKPNTVEAYVLLSIIYAADGKWREYAKTMNLIRGMGNKKEAGRSWIEVRNQVYSFVVGDKIGSHTKRVYAILELLIQQMRETEYEPNLDCLIHDLQDGT
- the LOC115721341 gene encoding putative pentatricopeptide repeat-containing protein At1g56570 isoform X2, with product MSTKKLIMSKAHFHSIPHMVRSSLQNPITQPNTPFLPKAPSILATNLMKSYLDQGLVKDARLVFDEMPHRDVVAWTAMVEGYTSCNHHTQSWVLFSEMVKNEVTPNAFTFTSVFKACKGMKSLSCGALVHGLAIKLGMEGSIYVENAVMDMYATCCATMDDACQVFRDLCVKNAVSWTTLITGFTHRGDGYMGLRVFQQMLQEDAELNPFSFSIAVRACASIGSRTSGRQIQAAVIKCGFESNLAVMNSILDMYCRFTCLPEANQCFLEMSEKNLITWNTLIAGYQRIDSSECLYLFSQMESQGFSPNCFTFSSVAAGCADLAVLACGQQVHGGIFRRGFNQNLEVTNALIDMYAKCGNIADSRKVFDEMCDKNLVSWTSMMIGYGSHGFGKEAVELFDEMVTSGIRPDQIVFMAVLSACSHAGLVEEGLRYFHTMTSDYNVTPDQEIYGCVVDLLGRSGRVAEAYELIQNMPIKPNESVWGALLGACKAHKLPHLGKLAATEILDLKPNTVEAYVLLSIIYAADGKWREYAKTMNLIRGMGNKKEAGRSWIEVRNQVYSFVVGDKIGSHTKRVYAILELLIQQMRETEYEPNLDCLIHDLQDGT